GTGACATCTCCATAAATCGCTCTAAATTGATATGAACCGACTTTATCAGGTGTCCAGTTGAAAGAAAAGCCTCCATCACTACTAGATATAACAGAAGCTAGAAATATCCATCCGCTTCCGAGAGGATTAACCTCTATTTTAATTAACGCTACATGCTTAGGATCTAAAGATCCTGAAACAGTAACACTTTCACCTATATTAATCGTTGAGTGGGAAATAGAGCAAGTTAAGGTTTCTCCTCCATTAGAGCTTGATTTAGTAGAAGCTTTAAACTGCCAATCCATATTGCTATCCGTATCTACTCCATTAGGATATCTTTGCCAAGTTTTAGCGCTATCTTCAACATCATTCATAATAGGAGTTTTATCAATCTCTCTTTTAGAAGCGTCTTTAAGAATAACCTGTTCATTCGTATTAGCGAGAAAGAAACCGGGAAGAGTGATAATAAAGTAGCTGTCGGCCTCTATAAATGTATCTGATGGAATAGTATAAGTTCGCTTATATTTCGTGGTTAAAATCCAACCGCCTATATTAACTTTGCTTGATGTAGGATTATATAATTCAATCCATTCTCGATTATCGTCTCTACCAGGTGGATTAAGCTCAACTTCATTTATTACTATATGAGTTAAAGTAGCGGAGTTAACTGGTTTAAAGTTTAAAGCTATAACACAGATTAAAACAAAGGCTGCTAAAACTTTTACGCTGCTTTTTCTATTCATAAAATCAACTCGCATAGTTTGTGCTATTTTACTTCCTTAGCTTTTAATTCTTTTAACAATTCAATTTAAATCTTTTTGATGAAAAATCTAGAGGATTGATTTTTTCAATTAACTTTTCTTAAGTATATTTACTACATCAGAGAGGTGTTATTCTGACATCAAAAGGGATTTTAATCCCTTTTTCCATGCAGGTCAGTTTACATCATCTAACTTCATTAAATTAATATAAAGCTTTAAATTTTACGGTTTACCTTTATAATATAGTTCCTCAACAAATTTATTAACTATATCTTTAGGTAAACCTAAGCTTGCTATTTCAGTTTTTATTTCATTCACTTTTTTGCCTTCATCTCTTAATTTTTTAACCATACTTTTCATAAATTCAAAACGCTCATGCGGATAAACTATCCAAGCATCAGTTTCCTCAATATAAAACTCTGGTTTAATTATACTTTGAGGTTTATAATGAAGCGTTGCTGCCTTAACCTCTTTAGCTCCAAGATTGTATAAATATTCAATAACAGCCTTTAAGCTTTTTCCTGTATCTGCCACATCATCAACCACAAGCACTGTTTTTCCTATGGGAGGAATTGAAATTCCCTGGGTTATTTTAGGCGATTGAGAAGTTTTAGCGACGTCAACGTAAAATTCTACTCTTACACTTGCTACATTAGAGTTTTCAAGAAGATCAGATAAAATTCTAGCAGGTATCCATCCGCCTCTAGCTACTCCAACTATTAAATTTGGTGAAAAGCCACTTTTCTTAATTTTATCTGCTAATTTAATGCACATATCGTAAATCTCATTCCAATCTGGAGTTAAAAACTTCATTTTCAATCTACCAAAACTAATTTATTAAATTATTAAATTATGTTTTTCTTAATAGAAATGAAGTATTTTTAGGAGGTTTAATATAAGTGTTAACGTTTAGTTTCCATGAGTATGAAAAATACGTGTATATAGCCGCATTTAATGGTTTAAAACGTTCTATTGAAAATCTACTTCAAGATCTGAAAATTAACGATGTTGATTTTCAATTGATTAACTTAAATTTAATAGCTGGAAAAGATCATTTATATTTCTCAATTTTAAATGTTCTTCACGCGTTTAAAATTAAAAAAAATTTTTCTAGAAGCTTAGGGATTGAAGTGCTTTTATATGCTTCAACCCAAAAGCAAATTAAAAATGCTATACAAGTTATGGGTGTTAAGCCTAATCAGCCAGTGGTTTTAATAGCATTGAGTTCAAACGAGGAAAAACTAAAAAACTTTTTCTTTCACGCCTCAAAATTCTTTGAGTTAAAGCTTGACGACTCAATTTTTGAAGAGTGGAGCGAAGAGAAAACACAGAGAATTAAAAACGCATTTAACATTTCAAAAGAGGAAATTAAAGCTTTAAAAACAAAAAAAACTTCTATTCCTGAAGTTTTAAGAAAGCTTATAATTGAGCGTATAGCGCTTTTATCTATTAAAGGTTAAAATTAACTTAGAGAAGACGTTTCTCTTTTTCTATAGATAATATTTGATCAGGTTTTAAAACTGATAATCCAGTTAACTCTCCTAAAATTTGAACCATAAAAATTTTATCAGGATTTGTTAAGTTAACTTTACGGTTAACATGCTTTGCTATAGCTTCAATAATATTCATTGATTTAAGAGAGCTTCGCCTTTTTTGAACAGTAATCCTATATGTTTCATTATTTTCTATTTCATGAATTAAGTTTAAGGTTTCCCTTTCTATCTCTTCAAGGCTAGTTTTAACAACTTTTTCTATGGGGGTAACCTTTAAAACATAACGAAACTCCCAAGGTTTATCTTTTAAAATTTCTTTTAATTGAACAATCACAAGCTTAGGGTTAAGCGCTGTTTTCGCGACGATTAAACCAACAATTCCTGTAGGGGTTATTTCAGCTGTTTTATCGCCTAGTTCACCAAGTAAATACCAAATTTCACTACAAGCGTGACGTTCATTTCCTCTAGCTGTTGAAATTAATAAGTTAAAATCTTTAATCAATTTTCAATCCTCTTATGAAGGAAGACTTATAATTTAAGGTTTTTCAAAAGCTTAGATTTCTTTATAGAGGCTTTTAAAGCTTTAGGCGTATCCTCAGCTAAATCTAAAACTATGGAAGATTTAATTAATAATATTTTACCTTCATATAATTCAGGTTAAAAAACTATCGGTTCCTATAAACGGTAAAGATTTTTTCTTATGAAGAACATGTGTTAAATTTTAAAGAGCTTAACCATATTTTCAGCGATTTCGTAGAAGTAAATTAACTCAATGTTTTTAATATCGATATTTAATTGTTAAAACGAAAGCTTTTGTTAAATCTACCGCTTTATTTCCAGAAGTTTTACTAAAACGCTTCATTAAAAGGATTGCATCCTGAATCATAAACAACATCTATTAAGTAAGTTATAATGCTATTTTAACAGCTTTAATTATAAACAGTTGAGCCGACTTCTTAACTTAATAATGTTAAACCTTTATTTAATATGCAGTGTTTTTGATGCTTTTTTGTAAGCATTATTCATAAACAAATCAGTTAACTTGAACTATTCAAAAAAAATCTAGAAAAAGAAAATTTTAAATAGGAAGTAATTCAGCACAGAAAGTATCGTAGAACTTGAAGAGGAGGAATAAAATTGTATTATGAAGAAGAGGAAGAAGAATGGGTTGAAGAAGAATGGGGCGAAGAAGAAGGACTTGAAGAAGAA
This window of the Candidatus Bathyarchaeota archaeon genome carries:
- a CDS encoding lamin tail domain-containing protein, translated to MNRKSSVKVLAAFVLICVIALNFKPVNSATLTHIVINEVELNPPGRDDNREWIELYNPTSSKVNIGGWILTTKYKRTYTIPSDTFIEADSYFIITLPGFFLANTNEQVILKDASKREIDKTPIMNDVEDSAKTWQRYPNGVDTDSNMDWQFKASTKSSSNGGETLTCSISHSTINIGESVTVSGSLDPKHVALIKIEVNPLGSGWIFLASVISSSDGGFSFNWTPDKVGSYQFRAIYGDVTSNTVSLTVNKLSSGIIMFLPRKVLEDSNMSVLGYVKPIRVGVPITLTYGLPNGTLLTENVSTLSNGYFNHTFIPDAPGIWNVTAKWNGDDVTYGATSQLFTFEVEKKEEGFAPALALMIAAALSGAIIVAGLGLKSKKPPEKPYTPLKLLKPLKPAPQPTLPPSVRPVSIIRMCPTCKQQAAYIPKYSAWYCPRCKKYIS
- a CDS encoding THUMP domain-containing protein, with the protein product MIKDFNLLISTARGNERHACSEIWYLLGELGDKTAEITPTGIVGLIVAKTALNPKLVIVQLKEILKDKPWEFRYVLKVTPIEKVVKTSLEEIERETLNLIHEIENNETYRITVQKRRSSLKSMNIIEAIAKHVNRKVNLTNPDKIFMVQILGELTGLSVLKPDQILSIEKEKRLL
- a CDS encoding phosphoribosyltransferase → MKFLTPDWNEIYDMCIKLADKIKKSGFSPNLIVGVARGGWIPARILSDLLENSNVASVRVEFYVDVAKTSQSPKITQGISIPPIGKTVLVVDDVADTGKSLKAVIEYLYNLGAKEVKAATLHYKPQSIIKPEFYIEETDAWIVYPHERFEFMKSMVKKLRDEGKKVNEIKTEIASLGLPKDIVNKFVEELYYKGKP